GGATACCGCAGTCGCGGACTTGGCCTTCTGATCCGTATCCACCTCGGAACCGACGTTCCAGTAGTAGGTACCGTCGGCCTTCACCGACACGGTAAGGATCTGCTTGTTGTTGTCCTGCGGCAGGGCCTGGCTGTCGACCTTGGGCAGGTCGACCTTCACGCCCTGGTTGAGCATGGGCGCAGTCACCATGAAGATGACCAGGAGCACCAACATCACGTCGATGTAGGGCACCACGTTCATTTCGGCGACGGGTTTGCGTTTCTGGCGGCGAGGGACCATGGGATACCTCTTTATTCGTCGCTGGTGTGGACTTTGCGGTGCAGGATGGCCTGGAATTCGTCCGCAAAGGTGTAGTAGCGGTTGATCAGCAGTTCCGAGCGGGCAGCAAAGCGGTTGTAGGCCACGACCGCGGGAATGGCGGCGAACAGACCGATGGCGGTGGCGATCAGGGCTTCGGCGATGCCGGGGGCCACGGTGGCCAGGGTCGCCTGCTGCGCGGTGGACAGGCCACGGAAGGAGTTCATGATGCCCCAGACGGTACCGAACAGACCCACGTAGGGGCTGGTGGAACCGACGGTGGCCAGGAACGGCAGGGCTTGTTCGAGCTTCTCTTCCTCACGGGAGATGGCTACGCGCATGGCCCGAGCGACACCCTCCATGACGGCATCCGGATCGACACCGGACTGCTGGCGCAGACGGGAGAATTCCTTGAAACCGGCACGGAATATCTGCTCGACACCGGAATCCGGATCGGGGTTGCTGCCGGCCTGGCGATAGAGCTTGGACAGATCGATACCTGACCAGAATTTCTCTTCGAAGGCGTCCAGCGCACGCTTGGCTGCGCGCATGGCGTTGCCGCGCTGGATGATCATGATCCAGGACGTGACGGAGGCAGCGACCAGTATGAGCATCACCAATTGCACCACCAGACTGGCGTTGGCGATGAGGCTCCACATGGACGAATGGTCGACGTTGGGTTGCACGCTTAATCTCCTGATT
The window above is part of the Pseudomonas oryzihabitans genome. Proteins encoded here:
- the tolR gene encoding protein TolR, yielding MVPRRQKRKPVAEMNVVPYIDVMLVLLVIFMVTAPMLNQGVKVDLPKVDSQALPQDNNKQILTVSVKADGTYYWNVGSEVDTDQKAKSATAVSLSQLSQQVGAIMRQRPDTQVFIRGDKAANYGVVAGAMGALQQAGVPNVGLITEAP
- the tolQ gene encoding protein TolQ, which codes for MQPNVDHSSMWSLIANASLVVQLVMLILVAASVTSWIMIIQRGNAMRAAKRALDAFEEKFWSGIDLSKLYRQAGSNPDPDSGVEQIFRAGFKEFSRLRQQSGVDPDAVMEGVARAMRVAISREEEKLEQALPFLATVGSTSPYVGLFGTVWGIMNSFRGLSTAQQATLATVAPGIAEALIATAIGLFAAIPAVVAYNRFAARSELLINRYYTFADEFQAILHRKVHTSDE